The window AAGTGGGGCCTTACGGCTCCACTTTTCGTTTCAAGGAGAGAGAGGGATTCGAACCCTCGGACCTGTGACAGTCTCCGGATTTCGAGACCGGCCCAATCGACCACTCTGGCATCTCTCCAAGGTTCGCATAATTTAGTAAAGTTTTTGCGGTTTGTCTATATCTTTGATTTTCCGCTGTTTATTTCTACATTTGGCCTCAAATTATAGGGCCAAAGGACTTCAGGTTTATAAGCGCGAGTGCGCTTCGGGGCTTTTCTGGGTTCGCTACAAGAACCTTTCGATGGTGCGGCATGGGCCGCAGATGAAGTTTAACGGCCCCGAAGGTGTATTATGAAGCAAGGTACCGAAGAACGTATCCCTGAAGAAAATATCGATCCGAAATCCAAGATTGCGCAGGAGGCGAATGCCTTCTTGAATGCCATCGCTGGTGGCGCCGACGAAGACGAGGCGGACGAAGCCGCGTTCCTCGCGTTGAATCCGAACGGTGTCGTTGTCGATGAAGACGGCGACGTGCTCAGGAAGGGACCGAAGTCCGCTATCGAGATCGGCACGAAGGTCGAGTTCGAAGATGGCGAGGTCGAACAGGACGATGAAGATTACGCGGAATCCAAGAAGGATTGCGCCGAAAGTGCCGCTGCGAAAGTTGCGGAGGCGTTGCCCGAGGAACCCGCTGTAGAAACCGCAGATGAAATTGTGGAACCTGCCGTCGGCGCGTCCGATGATGAGGAACCTGCTGAAGATGCCGGCGATGAGTCGCTTGTTACCTTCGACGACCTGGGGCTTATTCCCGAGGTGCTCGAGGCGGTGAAGAAGGCCGGTTACGAGACTCCGTCCCCGATTCAGGCGAAGGCTATCCCCGCATTGTTGCAGGGAGCGAACCTGCTGGGAACGGCCCAGACGGGTACGGGAAAGACGGCCGCGTTCTCGCTGCCGCTCCTTTCGAGACTGCAGTTCAACGGGCACGAGACGTCGATGCTCGTTCTCACGCCGACGCGTGAACTTGCCATCCAGGTGGCGGAAGCTATCCAGCAGTATGCGGTCAAGATGCCGAAGGTCCACGTGGTTCCGGTTTACGGCGGGCAGGATATCGCCATCCAGATGCGTGCGCTCAAGCGCCAGGCGAACATCATCGTCGCAACTCCGGGCCGCCTTATCGACCACATCAAGCGCGGTTCCATCGTGCTTTCGGGTGTGAAGGCCATCGTGCTCGACGAGGCCGACGAAATGCTCGACATGGGATTCATGGAAGACGTGGAGACCATTCTCAAGGAAATTCCCGCCGATGCCCAGCGCGCTCTTTTCAGTGCGACCATGCCGGCTGACGTGAAGAAGATTATTGAACAGCACCTGGGTGAATACGAAGAGGCGCGCATCGAAGGCAAGACGACGACGGTGGAAAATATTCGTCAGCGCTTCTTGCTGGTGAAAAGCGAACACAAGATCGAGGCGCTTGCCCGCGTGCTCGAAGGTGAAGATTTTGATGGCGTGCTGATTTTTGTGCGCACCAAGCAGAACACCACCGAAGTCGCCGAGAAGTTGGAAAGTCGCGGCTTCAACGTGGCTCCGCTCAACGGTGACCTTGCGCAGTCGATGCGCGAACGCACCATCAACCGTCTCAAGATGGGCAAGCTCGATATTGTCGTCGCCACCGACGTGGCCGCCCGCGGTATCGACGTGGACCGCATCTCGCTCGTGGTGAACTACGACATTCCTTACGATACGGAATCCTACGTGCACCGCATTGGCCGCACGGGTCGTGCGGGCAGGAGCGGTAACGCCATCTTGTTCATCACCCCGCGCGAACGTCGCCTGTTGAAGACGATCGAAAAGGCTACCCGCCAGCCCATCGAGGCGATGGCGATGCCGACTTCTGAACAAATTAGCGAAAAGCGCGTCAGTGCGTTCAAGAACAAGGTGAAGAGCGTCGTGAGCTACGGCGAACTCGACAAGTTCAAGGCTCTTGTCCGAGCGATGGTTGAGGAAGGCTGCAACATGGAAAACGGCGTGGTGCTCGAAGACGGTTCCGTTCGCGAAATGACCGCCGAAGATGTCGCCGCCGCTGTCATCAAGATGTACCAGAAGAAGCAGCCGTTGTTCCCGGAACTCGCTCCGCTCGATACGCCGAAGGAACGCCGTGAAAAGAAGCTCGGGGGGAGGGATTTCCTTGGGCGCGATTCCGAAAGGGCCGCCGGTGAATTCAGCGGCGAAGAAAAGAGCCGCCTGCGTAAGGAACGCAAGGAAGGCAACAACGGGGTCGAGGAAGGGTTCTTGCGCTACTACATGGGCGTCGGCCGCATGGACCGCGTTACCCCGAAGGACATCGTGGGCGCCATCGCTGGCGAAGGCAACATCAGCAGCAGCAACATCGGGCGCATCAAGCTCTTCGACAGGTTCAGTACCGTCGAACTGCCCGAGACGCTCCCGCAAGAAGTTTTGGACATCCTCTCCGGGATGACGATTCGCGGGAACGATTCTCGCTTCCGTTTGATGACCGACGAACCGCCTACCGGCCCGCGTGAAAGTCGTGAAGGCCGCCGCGGGTTCCATCGCGATGGCGACCGTCGTGGGCGCAAGTTCGAAGGCGACCGCCCGTTCGAAAACCGCAGGGCCCGCCGCGAAAAGATGTTCGGCGACCGCAAGTTCGGCAATCGCGAAGACCGCCCGTTCCGCAAGGAACACGACGAACGCGGTTTCGGCGACAAGCCTTTCCGCAAGACCCGCCGTTTCGGACGCGTGTAGTGCTCTTGAAAAAGTGTTATATTAGCCTCGCACAATGAAGCAGATTGTAAAGAAGACAGTTCTCGATAACGGTATCACCATTCTTTCGGACTATATGCCGCATGCCTATTCCGTGGCCATGGGCGTATGGATTCCGCGCGGGAGCCGTCACGAGGCAAAAGACGAATTTGGGCTGAGCCACTTTTACGAACACCTGGTGTTCAAGGGAACCGAAAACCGCACCGCGCTTGAAATTGCTCGTTCCGTCGAGGACAAGGGCGGAAACCTGGAAGCCTATACCACAAGGCAGGAGACCGGGTTCTACGCGCAGATTGAACGCAGCCACCTTCCGCTCGCCGTCGACGTGATCGCGGACATGCTCATGCATCCGCGCATGGACAAGAAGGAGATGGAGAAGGAACGCCGCGTCATCATCGAGGAAATCCACAGCTACGACGACATTCCCGAAGAAATCGTGGGCGACGTGTTCAACGCAATTCACTTCAAGGGTTGCGGCATCGCGCATTCCATTACCGGGAACATCAAGCAGGTAAAGGCCCTCACGCACAAGCAGATGCTCAAGTACAGGGCGCAGGTGACGGACGAAATCCCGCTGCTCGTTTGCGCTTCGGGCAAGGTCAATCATGAAGAGCTCGTGCAACTTTGTGCTGAAAAATTTGCGCAGAAAAAGACTCGCGGCGTATTGCCCGCAGATGCTTACCGGGCGCACAACAGCGTGAAGGTCGTGCAGAAGCAGGACATCGCGCAGTCGAACCTTTTCTGGGGCCTGAGCTTTGACCGCAACTTGATGGACGAGCGCGGACGTTGCGCCCTTTCGCTGTTCAACGTGGCGATGGGTGCGGGCATGGCGAGCCGCCTGTTCCAGAAAATTCGCGAAGACAAGGGACTCGCTTATTCCGTGTATTCCACTGCGGACATCTACTGCGATTGCACCGACTGGGGCGTATCGCTTGCCACCGAACCGCACCAGCTCAAGACGGCGCTCGAGCTTTCGCTGAACGAGACCCGCAACTTTTTGAAACGCGGATTCAACAAGGGTGAATTTGAACGCACCAAGACGAACATCCTGGGCGGCATGTACCTCGGCGCCGACAGCCCCGAGAAGCGCGTTGTCCGCATGGCGGAACAGACCTTGCATCTCGGTGAATTCCACACGATGGAACACTCCGAAAAAATCATCACCTCCATGACAGAGGAAGAAGTCGTCGCGACTACGAACAAGCTGTTCAACGCCGCGAAGTTCTCCGCCGCAGTCATCGAGCCCGCCGGCCGCAAGAAGACCGAACTGGACGTAGACTTTTTCTAAGACATTCCTTTGTCTTCCTGGAGCCGAAGGCGATAGGATCCATAGCAATTGGACCCTATCGGTCGTCCTACGGACTCCCTCCAGGGTGACAATGTAAAAAGCGCCCCGCCTTTTCAAGCGGAGCGCAATTTCTCGCGTAGTGCTAAGTCAGACCTTAGGCAGCCTTCACGACTTCGACGACCTTGGCGAAAGCTTCGGGATCGGCGACGGCGGTATGAGACCGCATGCTCATCATCTAGGGCTCCGAGACCTGCGGTAATTCGCATGCTCTCGCCTCCACGGCTTGTTAATACAAGCCGTTTCAGCTCACATGGCCTTCGCCTCAAACCGCGCAAACAAAAAGCACCCTGCAGGGCAGGGTGCAATTTCTCGCATTTTCGCTAAGTCAGCTAATTAAGCAGCCTTCACGACTTCGACGACCTTGGCGAAAGCTTCAGGATCGGCGACGGCCATATCAGCAAGAACCTTGCGGTTCATCTGGATACCAGCCTTGGAAAGCTTGTAAATGAACTGGCTGTAGCTGATGCCGTATTCACGGACAGCGGCATTGAGACGGACAATCCACAGAGAGCGGAAAGCGCCTTTCTTGTCGCGGCGGTGAGCGTAGGCATACTGACCAGCATGGGCGACTGCGTCGATGGCAAGGCGAAGGTTCGACTTGCGACGGCCGTAGAAGCCCTTGGCGGCCTTGAGGATTTTTTTGCGGCGTTCGCGGGAAGGAACTCTGGTTTTAGCGCGTGGCATTCTTACTCTCCTTATGCTACTACAAGCAGACGCTTGACGTGATAGGTATCGACCTTCTTGACGAGAGCGCCCTTACGCAGGTTACGCTTACGCTTGGTGGTCATCTTGGCTTGAATGTGGCGCATACCAGCGCGCTTGAACTTGACGTGGCCGGAACCCGTCACGCGGAAGCGCTTCTTAGCACCGCTGTGTGTTTTCATTTTAGGCATTTTTACCTCGTTAGGTTAATGTTAAGCCTCACCTGCTGCCTCTGGCTCGGTTGCGGGCTTCGGTGCCTGGTCCTGCTTTTTGGCGGAACCAGCACCACGTTTAGGACCGTAGATAGAAAGCATAGTGTTGCCTTCCACCCGCGAATCCATTTCCAAATCGCCGAATGGGGCCAGGTCTTCCTTGGCGCGTTCCATCAGGCGCTTGCCGTAGTCCATGTGCGCCATTTCGCGCCCACGGAACTGCATGATAAGCTTCACCTTCATACCGTCCTGCAAGAACTCGCCAGCCTGCTTGATCCTGTACTGGTAGTCGTTCTCCGCAGTCTTCGGGTGCATCTTGATTTCCTTCAGCTTCACCACGTGCTGCTTGGCCTTGGCTGCCTTCGCCTTCTTCACCTGCTCGAACTTGTACTTGCCGTAGTTGATGATGCGGCATACGGGCGGCTTGGCGTTCGGGGAGACTTCCACCAGGTCCAGTCCGGCGTCCTTCGCCATCTGCAGCGCCTTGCTCGTCTCGATGATGACGGCTTCTCCATTTTCCTTCACGAGTCTAATCGGGGAAATGTGGATGTCTTCGTTTGTGCGTGTCCCATCGCTGGGACGGTTGGGCATGCGGCGATCGCGCGGATTGGGGAACAAGTATGACCTCTGTATGAATGTTAAACGTGAGGAAAATTTAGTAAGTTTTAAAAAATTTTCCAATAGTTTTCGGCGAACCCCTTTAAAAATGGACGTTTTTTAGTAAATTTGGACACATGCGGCGGTAGCTCAATGGTAGAGCCTTAGCCTTCCAAGCTAATGGTTGCCGGTTCGATCCCGGTCCGCCGCTCTTGGACCTCCCTTTGGGGAGGTCCTTTTTTTGCGCCCACCCCTCGTTTGAGGGGTCTTTTTTGTGCACTATTTACCTTTAAGAATTTTCAGCACGCCTCTATTATGAGGCGTATTTAATTCTACGGGTTCTCCAACACCGTCTCGATTATCATTCTCAAACATTACAGCTCTGGGAGTTCTCTTTTCAGAACTAACGACACAGGAGCATCTTTGATGCTTTTTCACTTCTTCTTGAGGAGGCATTTTAAGCCCCACCGCATCATACATGTCTTGAGATAATTTCGTCAAATCCCCGAAGTTCGCGCCAACTTCACCCGACACCGCAAAGGAAAAATACGAGATGCCCGCATTCTTTGCCATCTGCACCAAAGGCTTATAGGAACGGATTTTGCGGAGAAAAGCTTCCCTATCTTGTTCAGACTCCACAACAATTAAGACATCATTTGAGTCATGGCGGTCTTCTGCAGTTTTGCGGAGTTGAATCAGGTTCCACGCCACTTCATCAAGAGCAGATAGCGGAGCGACAACGCCGTCTTTTCCACGATACTTAAAACTTTTTCTCGACGGAGGATTCTTTCCGCCTTCGCCGCTGCCCACGGCTTTGTACATCTGGCCGTCCTCATCAACGATTACATGGTCAAGCGTGCCATTCTTTTCGGAATACAGCGCCCACATAATGCGGCCCGGGTCATCTTCGCTTTCGCGATGGAGCGTTACATAACGGGTTCCATATTGCCCGGATTGTGTCGTGTAGAAAATGTTGGGAGTGAATCCGCCCTTAGCGCCAATGACCATAAAGTCTTTCGAAAAAAGCACCGACAAGTCAAGGGTATGGCAGTCTGCCCACGAGAGCACCGAACATACCGAAGCCAAAAACAAAATCCAAAATTTCATAACTCGTCCTCCATCAACATCCGATACCAAACGAAATTTTCTGTATTCAATATACAAACAGCGAAAAAGAGCCTTTCTGAAGAAAAAGCGAACTTTATGCATTTTACGCATTATGCCGATGTTTGGTACATGTATAGTACAGACAAGAAATCCGGCCGCAGCGTCCGTTGCGTTATGGACTAGTATTTTTTAGTGTTTTTTTGGTGTTTTTCGTCACCGATGTGGAGTCTATATAATTGTTTACACGCATTTTAGCGACACATAATTTAGATTTCGGGGTATGAAGAAGAACCCTTTTATCAAGAAATTCCCCGTCATGGCCCTTCTCGGGTCCGTGGCTTTCTCTGTACCCTCTTTTGCTGAGAACGTTTTCTATTACAACGAGGCGGGTTACGACTCCGACAAGCCGATTTCCATCGTGGTCAGGAGCACCGACAACCTCGAAGGGGTCAAGTGGACCCTCTGGTTCGACCCGGATGGCGGCCAGACCGGCGCGTCCGTGGCGACGGGCACTTTCGGTGCGGGCGTAAATCCGGACAACTGGACGAACAACGGCAAGTATTACACCATCAACCTGGCAGAAAAGCCCTCGCAATCGGGCAATTTCCATGTGGAGGTGGCTGCGGGCAGCCCGTCCGGTTCTGGAAAGTTCTTTATTGGCGAGAAGGCGCTTGCGCAAAAGACGCTTTCGATGGTCATGAACTACTTCTATGATGATCGCGCGACAAACCAGACGATTGTGGAACAGGACAAGAAGGTTCCCGTTTACGGAAGCGGCGCCACGCGTGATGTTCACGGCGGCTGGTACGACGCGAGCGGCGACGTGAGCAAGTACCTCAGTCATCTTTCTTATGCGAACTACCTGAACCCGCAGCAGATTCCGCTGACGGTGTGGTCGCTCGCCTTTGCGGCGGAACACATTCCGCAACTGCTCGGCCAGACGAGCACCAAGGCGAAGACTGCGGACGAAGCCGCTTTCGGTGCGGACTTCCTGGTGCGCATGCTCGATGACCAGGGATTCTTCTACATGACGGTTTTCGACAAGTGGGGTAACCCGCTGGACAAGCGCGAACTCTGTGCGTTCAAGGGCTCCGACGGCATAAAGAGTGCTGACTACCAGACAGCATTCCGCGAAGGCGGCGGTAT of the Fibrobacter sp. genome contains:
- a CDS encoding DEAD/DEAH box helicase; amino-acid sequence: MKQGTEERIPEENIDPKSKIAQEANAFLNAIAGGADEDEADEAAFLALNPNGVVVDEDGDVLRKGPKSAIEIGTKVEFEDGEVEQDDEDYAESKKDCAESAAAKVAEALPEEPAVETADEIVEPAVGASDDEEPAEDAGDESLVTFDDLGLIPEVLEAVKKAGYETPSPIQAKAIPALLQGANLLGTAQTGTGKTAAFSLPLLSRLQFNGHETSMLVLTPTRELAIQVAEAIQQYAVKMPKVHVVPVYGGQDIAIQMRALKRQANIIVATPGRLIDHIKRGSIVLSGVKAIVLDEADEMLDMGFMEDVETILKEIPADAQRALFSATMPADVKKIIEQHLGEYEEARIEGKTTTVENIRQRFLLVKSEHKIEALARVLEGEDFDGVLIFVRTKQNTTEVAEKLESRGFNVAPLNGDLAQSMRERTINRLKMGKLDIVVATDVAARGIDVDRISLVVNYDIPYDTESYVHRIGRTGRAGRSGNAILFITPRERRLLKTIEKATRQPIEAMAMPTSEQISEKRVSAFKNKVKSVVSYGELDKFKALVRAMVEEGCNMENGVVLEDGSVREMTAEDVAAAVIKMYQKKQPLFPELAPLDTPKERREKKLGGRDFLGRDSERAAGEFSGEEKSRLRKERKEGNNGVEEGFLRYYMGVGRMDRVTPKDIVGAIAGEGNISSSNIGRIKLFDRFSTVELPETLPQEVLDILSGMTIRGNDSRFRLMTDEPPTGPRESREGRRGFHRDGDRRGRKFEGDRPFENRRARREKMFGDRKFGNREDRPFRKEHDERGFGDKPFRKTRRFGRV
- a CDS encoding pitrilysin family protein, with translation MKQIVKKTVLDNGITILSDYMPHAYSVAMGVWIPRGSRHEAKDEFGLSHFYEHLVFKGTENRTALEIARSVEDKGGNLEAYTTRQETGFYAQIERSHLPLAVDVIADMLMHPRMDKKEMEKERRVIIEEIHSYDDIPEEIVGDVFNAIHFKGCGIAHSITGNIKQVKALTHKQMLKYRAQVTDEIPLLVCASGKVNHEELVQLCAEKFAQKKTRGVLPADAYRAHNSVKVVQKQDIAQSNLFWGLSFDRNLMDERGRCALSLFNVAMGAGMASRLFQKIREDKGLAYSVYSTADIYCDCTDWGVSLATEPHQLKTALELSLNETRNFLKRGFNKGEFERTKTNILGGMYLGADSPEKRVVRMAEQTLHLGEFHTMEHSEKIITSMTEEEVVATTNKLFNAAKFSAAVIEPAGRKKTELDVDFF
- the rplT gene encoding 50S ribosomal protein L20 — translated: MPRAKTRVPSRERRKKILKAAKGFYGRRKSNLRLAIDAVAHAGQYAYAHRRDKKGAFRSLWIVRLNAAVREYGISYSQFIYKLSKAGIQMNRKVLADMAVADPEAFAKVVEVVKAA
- the rpmI gene encoding 50S ribosomal protein L35 — translated: MPKMKTHSGAKKRFRVTGSGHVKFKRAGMRHIQAKMTTKRKRNLRKGALVKKVDTYHVKRLLVVA
- the infC gene encoding translation initiation factor IF-3; the encoded protein is MFPNPRDRRMPNRPSDGTRTNEDIHISPIRLVKENGEAVIIETSKALQMAKDAGLDLVEVSPNAKPPVCRIINYGKYKFEQVKKAKAAKAKQHVVKLKEIKMHPKTAENDYQYRIKQAGEFLQDGMKVKLIMQFRGREMAHMDYGKRLMERAKEDLAPFGDLEMDSRVEGNTMLSIYGPKRGAGSAKKQDQAPKPATEPEAAGEA